The Anguilla rostrata isolate EN2019 unplaced genomic scaffold, ASM1855537v3 scaf0514, whole genome shotgun sequence genome segment TTCCGCCACACTTTCCTTCTCTCCCCGACCGAGCACCAGGTGCGGGCGTTTTaatagggggcgacatagctcagggggtaagagcggttggagggttgccggttcgatcccccgccctgggcgtgtcgaagtgttaccctgagcaagacacctaaccccctaattgctcccaacgagctgattggtaccttgcacagcagcctttcaccgttggtgtgagagtgtgtgtgtttgtgtgtgtgtgtgtgtgtgtgtgtgtgtgtgaatgggtgaatgagaggcatcagctgtaaaacgctttggataaaagcgccatataaatgcagtccatttaccatttacattacattacattacaggcatttagcagacgctcttatccagagcgacttacacaacttttttacatagcattttacattgtatccatttatacagctggatatatactgaagcaatttcggttaagtaccttgctcaagggtacaacggcagtgtcctacctacccgggaatcgaacctgcgacctttcggttacaagtccagttccttacccactgtgctacactccaatATGTGCACTACACTAAGACCTACAGTATGTGGGTGAACCATCACGGCGGATCCGTGCAGATAATGCTAAAGTTCTGTTTCCTCTTCACTGCCGCGGGTTCGACGGCAGCCGGCGGGAGCCGCGAAACGACGAGCCGCTAACGTCGCCGCTAACGACCCCTCCAGGTACGCACCTGGATCTCCCGGGTGCCGGTGAACATCTCCTTCAGGCTGTTGAACACCTGGTGGACCAGGTAGTGGGAGGCGTCCCACACGTAGTCCTgcgggagggcgagagagagcgtTACAATACAGCGAATCAGCACGGCGAAAGCACTGCCCGTGTGACCCGAAACCGGCCAATCAGATGGCACATCGAATCTGAGCGGTGACACGATGTCGGTGAAATATCGGGTCATGCTAAAATGCAGGCACAAGAAAGAACTCATTTACACAAACTCATCGTTTCAACATTAACAGGCAGATAACAGAAATACT includes the following:
- the LOC135246574 gene encoding DNA-directed RNA polymerase, mitochondrial-like, producing the protein MSSFLCLHFSMTRYFTDIVSPLRFDVPSDWPVSGHTGSAFAVLIRCIVTLSLALPQDYVWDASHYLVHQVFNSLKEMFTGTREIQDWLTETAKLIAKSGNTVEWVTPLGLPIIQPYHRTKNQV